A window from Desulfovibrio aminophilus DSM 12254 encodes these proteins:
- a CDS encoding 4Fe-4S binding protein, with protein MLFPLKPAALRRSVRIVFAIVCLAGGLQLFLYLRHVSGLAGPAVARPPVVEGFLPIAALLGLKRLSLGEGYDFVHPAGLTILLAVLAASWLLRRSFCGHVCPVGFLSEALGRLGQRLGLGRRGARILDTPLRGVKFVILGFFLVQVGGMDAASLESFVTSPYNITADARMLLFYRNPSGTALVVLAVLAALGLVFRNAWCRWLCPYGALLGLAALAGPTAVRRDPSLCVGCGTCERNCPAAIPIRSKTAMRGSECLGCGQCVANCPARGALNVRFLGRPVSWKTLCLGAAVVMFGAWLLALSLGHWHSALPASMLDALYARAFLAS; from the coding sequence ATGCTTTTCCCCCTCAAGCCGGCGGCCCTGCGCCGGAGCGTTCGGATCGTGTTCGCCATCGTCTGTCTGGCGGGCGGCCTGCAACTCTTCCTCTATCTCCGTCACGTTTCGGGCCTCGCCGGTCCGGCGGTTGCCCGGCCGCCGGTGGTCGAGGGCTTTCTGCCCATCGCCGCCCTGCTCGGGCTGAAACGACTGTCCCTGGGCGAGGGCTACGACTTCGTGCACCCGGCCGGGCTGACCATCCTGCTGGCGGTTCTGGCCGCGTCCTGGCTCCTGCGCCGGAGTTTCTGCGGCCATGTCTGCCCGGTGGGCTTCCTGAGCGAGGCCCTGGGGCGGCTCGGGCAGCGGCTGGGCCTGGGACGCCGGGGAGCGCGCATCCTGGACACGCCGTTGCGCGGGGTGAAGTTCGTGATTCTGGGCTTCTTCCTGGTCCAGGTCGGCGGCATGGACGCGGCCTCGCTGGAGTCGTTCGTGACCAGCCCCTACAACATCACGGCCGACGCCCGCATGTTGCTCTTTTATCGCAACCCGTCCGGGACCGCGCTGGTGGTTCTGGCCGTGCTGGCCGCGCTGGGGCTGGTTTTCCGCAACGCCTGGTGCCGCTGGCTCTGTCCCTACGGCGCGCTGCTCGGCCTGGCGGCCCTGGCCGGACCCACGGCGGTGCGCCGCGACCCTTCGCTCTGCGTGGGCTGCGGAACCTGCGAGCGGAACTGCCCGGCGGCCATTCCCATCCGCTCCAAGACGGCCATGCGTGGGTCGGAATGCCTGGGTTGCGGCCAGTGCGTGGCCAACTGCCCGGCTCGCGGGGCGCTCAACGTCCGTTTCCTGGGGCGGCCCGTGTCCTGGAAGACGCTCTGCCTCGGCGCGGCCGTCGTGATGTTCGGGGCCTGGCTTCTGGCCCTGTCCTTGGGCCATTGGCATTCGGCCCTGCCCGCGTCCATGCTCGACGCGCTCTACGCCCGGGCATTCCTGGCATCTTGA
- the tpx gene encoding thiol peroxidase: MSERIVTFKGMPLALAGNEIKAGDKAPDFSAVTNDMSPASLKDFAGKVLILCSVPSLDTPTCDLETRRFNQEAASLGADIQILTVSMDLPFAQARWCGAAGVTAVKTLSDHRLASFGQNYGVLIRDWRLLARAVFVVGKDGVVAHAQIVSEIANEPDYAAALTAAKALV; the protein is encoded by the coding sequence ATGTCTGAGCGCATCGTCACCTTCAAAGGCATGCCCCTGGCCCTGGCCGGGAACGAGATCAAGGCCGGCGACAAGGCTCCCGATTTCAGCGCCGTGACCAACGACATGAGCCCGGCGAGCCTCAAGGACTTCGCGGGCAAGGTGCTGATCCTCTGCTCCGTGCCTTCCCTGGACACCCCCACCTGCGACCTGGAGACGCGCCGCTTCAACCAGGAGGCCGCGTCCCTGGGCGCGGACATCCAGATTCTGACCGTGAGCATGGACCTGCCCTTCGCCCAGGCCCGCTGGTGTGGGGCCGCCGGAGTCACGGCCGTGAAAACTCTCTCGGACCACCGGCTGGCCTCCTTCGGCCAGAATTACGGAGTGCTCATCCGCGACTGGCGGCTCCTGGCCCGGGCCGTGTTCGTGGTCGGCAAGGACGGCGTGGTGGCCCACGCCCAGATCGTGTCCGAGATCGCCAACGAGCCGGACTACGCCGCCGCGCTCACGGCGGCCAAGGCCCTGGTCTGA